One Erinaceus europaeus chromosome 5, mEriEur2.1, whole genome shotgun sequence genomic window carries:
- the HTR1A gene encoding 5-hydroxytryptamine receptor 1A, protein MEMLSSGLGNNTTSSEGPFGTRGNATYISDVTFIYQVVTSLLLGTLIFCAVLGNACVVAAIALERSLQNVANYLIGSLAVTDLMVSVLVLPMAALYQVLNKWTLGQVTCDLFISLDVLCCTSSILHLCAIALDRYWAITDPIDYVNKRTPRRAAALISLTWLIGFLISIPPMLGWRTPEDRSDPDACTISKDHGYTIYSTFGAFYIPLLLMLVLYGRIFRAARFRIRKTVKKVKKRAGSGPPTEKSVNGEPQSRNWKLGVESRARGAPCANGAVRLGDGDAALEVIEVHLVGSSKEHLPLPSEAGAVPCAPTSFEKKNERNAEAKRKMALARERKTVKTLGIIMGTFILCWLPFFIVALVLPFCEDSCHMPTLLGAIINWLGYSNSLLNPVIYAYFNKDFQNAFKKIIKCKFCRR, encoded by the coding sequence ATGGAGATGCTCAGCTCTGGACTAGGTAACAACACCACGTCCTCTGAGGGTCCCTTCGGGACACGTGGCAACGCTACCTACATCTCCGACGTGACCTTCATCTACCAGGTGGTCACCTCCCTGCTGCTGGGCACGCTCATCTTCTGCGCCGTGCTGGGCAATGCTTGTGTGGTGGCTGCCATAGCCCTGGAGCGTTCCCTGCAGAACGTCGCCAACTATCTCATAGGCTCGCTGGCGGTCACCGACCTCATGGTGTCCGTGTTGGTGCTACCAATGGCCGCACTGTACCAGGTCCTCAACAAGTGGACGCTGGGGCAGGTCACCTGTGACTTGTTCATCTCCCTCGACGTGCTGTGCTGCACCTCGTCCATCCTGCACCTGTGCGCCATCGCGCTGGACAGGTACTGGGCCATCACGGACCCCATCGACTATGTGAATAAGAGGACCCCCCGGCGCGCCGCGGCGCTCATCTCGCTCACTTGGCTCATTGGCTTCCTCATCTCCATCCCGCCCATGCTGGGCTGGCGCACCCCAGAAGACCGCTCGGACCCCGACGCCTGCACCATCAGCAAGGACCACGGCTACACCATCTACTCCACTTTTGGCGCTTTCTATATCCCGTTGCTGCTCATGTTGGTCCTCTACGGACGTATCTTCCGGGCAGCGCGTTTCCGCATCCGTAAGACGGTCAAAAAGGTGAAGAAGCGAGCGGGCAGCGGACCTCCGACCGAGAAGAGTGTGAATGGTGAGCCTCAGAGCAGAAACTGGAAGCTGGGGGTGGAGAGCAGAGCCCGGGGAGCGCCCTGTGCTAACGGTGCGGTGAGACTGGGCGACGGGGACGCCGCCCTGGAGGTGATCGAGGTGCACCTAGTGGGCAGTTCCAAAGAGCACCTGCCCCTGCCTAGCGAGGCCGGTGCAGTCCCCTGCGCCCCTACCTCCTTCGAGAAGAAAAATGAGCGCAATGCCGAGGCCAAGCGCAAGATGGCCCTGGCCCGAGAGAGGAAGACTGTGAAGACGCTGGGCATCATCATGGGCACCTTCATTCTCTGCTGGCTGCCCTTCTTTATCGTGGCCCTGGTGCTGCCTTTTTGCGAGGACAGCTGTCACATGCCCACTCTGCTAGGCGCCATAATCAACTGGCTGGGCTACTCCAACTCCCTGCTCAATCCTGTTATTTACGCCTATTTCAATAAGGACTTCcaaaatgcatttaaaaagatCATCAAGTGCAAGTTCTGTCGCCGAtga